A region from the Rosa rugosa chromosome 6, drRosRugo1.1, whole genome shotgun sequence genome encodes:
- the LOC133714814 gene encoding lysM domain receptor-like kinase 3, with amino-acid sequence MCKTKKSTQAIEPRSPLKPRPSKSFSSDVPLSGNYSTTGGNNSSYGNFSKSSTSSSSVASLKSLKSSLPENPVIYDTSEISSSTNNFLNHRLSSSTTSSSWRCTLRGKDAVVFQRRSRTPIDLPDLQQSLSLISRSHHSSLIKLLGASLSGSYVYLVYEFVAGVNLADCLRNPNNPSYTVLSTWLSRLQIATDLAHGLDYIHRCSGLGSGLVHNHIKSSSIIVTEASLNAKICHFGTAELCGESRARSKKVEGTRGYMAPEFQVSGVVTQKCDVYAFGVVMLELVSGEEPLKYKMEVEDGGYKRVSVIETAREAVMKSVGGVRRWVDRRLKDSFPMEVAEKMVQVALECVDDDPERRPDMGRVAGLVSKLFLESQKWAENIGLPIDISVSLAAR; translated from the coding sequence ATGTGCAAGACCAAAAAGAGCACGCAGGCGATTGAGCCCCGGAGCCCCCTCAAGCCCCGACCCTCCAAGTCCTTCTCCTCCGACGTCCCTTTATCCGGCAACTACAGCACCACCGGCGGCAACAACTCCAGCTACGGCAACTTCTCCAAGtcctccacctcctcctcctctgtcGCCTCCCTCAAGTCCCTCAAGTCCTCCCTCCCCGAAAACCCCGTGATCTATGATACCTCGGAGATCTCCTCCTCCACCAACAACTTCCTCAACCACCGCctctcctcctccaccacctcctcctcctggcgCTGCACCCTCCGCGGCAAAGACGCCGTCGTTTTCCAGCGCAGGTCCCGCACCCCGATCGACCTCCCGGACCTCCAGCAGAGCCTCTCCCTCATCTCCCGTAGCCACCACAGCAGCCTCATCAAGCTCCTCGGCGCGTCGCTCTCCGGCAGCTACGTCTACCTCGTCTACGAGTTCGTCGCCGGCGTCAACCTCGCCGACTGCCTCCGCAACCCTAACAACCCGAGCTACACAGTCCTCTCCACCTGGCTCTCGCGGCTGCAGATCGCCACCGACCTAGCTCACGGCCTGGACTACATCCACCGCTGCTCAGGCCTCGGCTCCGGCTTGGTCCACAACCACATCAAGAGCTCGAGTATCATTGTTACGGAAGCAAGCCTGAACGCCAAGATCTGCCACTTTGGCACGGCCGAGCTCTGCGGAGAGAGCCGGGCGAGGTCGAAGAAGGTAGAAGGAACAAGAGGCTACATGGCGCCGGAGTTTCAAGTGAGCGGGGTCGTCACCCAAAAATGCGATGTGTATGCTTTTGGGGTTGTGATGCTGGAGCTGGTCTCCGGGGAGGAGCCGTTGAAGTATAAGATGGAGGTGGAAGACGGCGGGTATAAGAGAGTGAGTGTTATAGAGACGGCCAGAGAAGCGGTGATGAAAAGTGTTGGTGGAGTGAGGAGGTGGGTGGATAGGAGGTTGAAGGACTCgtttccgatggaggtggcggagAAGATGGTGCAGGTGGCGCTGGAGTGTGTGGACGATGACCCGGAAAGGAGGCCGGATATGGGTCGGGTTGCGGGATTGGTTTCCAAGTTGTTTTTGGAGTCGCAGAAATGGGCGGAGAATATTGGCTTGCCCATTGACATATCTGTTTCCTTGGCTGCGAGGTGA
- the LOC133718170 gene encoding uncharacterized protein LOC133718170: MHQSSDFGAQRPQLHRQKSQILAAPAKLDDVVLVRLVVASIQGLGTGDGSDSYSSGLGSMTDHLGFRKRMKRCWCCIRIWSKVLSRWKVVFMEFYILENVFNQRCRLP, translated from the exons ATGCATCAGAGCTCCGATTTCGGTGCTCAACGGCCACAGCTACACCGTCAAAAAAGTCAAATTCTCGCCGCACCGGCAAAGCTTGATGATGTCGTGCTCGTACGACTTGTCGTTGCTTCAATACAAGGACTAGGCACTGGCGACGGTTCTGATAGCTACAGCTCCGGCCTTGGATCAATGACTGATCACTTAGGGTTCCG CAAGAGGATGAAGAGGTGCTGGTGCTGCATACGGATTTGGTCGAAGGTCCTCAGCCGATGGAAG GTAGTTTTCATGGAATTTTATATCCTGGAAAATGTATTCAATCAAAGATGCCGGTTGCCATGA
- the LOC133718226 gene encoding uncharacterized protein LOC133718226, with amino-acid sequence MTDKPPERSLSPPSKPVTLQDWESLIDDFQHGGARRHRWTSAYPILIDQALSCLNRREFPLKLQLIVFLEEFSDPLFTSDPDSLPKTLHRLIETLRALIQTPADGVHVTLALKEQTMLSVTAIVIAADYMLDGLVELLLTVANRPNHGVDRQARAVACECLRELEKSYPCLLSDIGGHLWSLCQSERTHAAQSYILLFTTVVHNIVAKKLGVSILNTTVPLVPFSAPQVLVNGSGKEGSGGLNYKELRRAMSFLMEWPQVLTPCGMVEFLALIMPVAMALELQASMLKVQFFGMIYSSDPLLCHVVLTMYRPFLDAFDGQEGQIASRLMLLSRETQQQLVFRLLGLHWLLGFSELVLSREVRKVKGIVDMGLRFYPSVFDPLALKALKLDLLAFCSICVDMLKLEGVSGEDTGNDKLVVKVFQDGLVSVSAFKWLPPDSTETAVAFRSLHRFLIGASTHLDNDPSTTRSLMDSTTFTSIQGILVDLMLECRRLVPVIVALTDRLFGCQKHRWLGERLLQTFDQHLLPKVKLDYTLVACFPIFDKIAESDTIPPRGLLELLTKFMAFLVGKHGPYTGLRSWSQGSRVLGICRTFLMHHHSSRLFLRLSRLFAFTCLYFPDLEVRDNARIYLRLLICVPGKKLRDMLNLGEELGISPSALPSFNIQSPLSADNLKKSRSISSYVHLERVIPLLVKQSWSLSLSSFGFGNHESGYPEGIRDSEPIIEESDIDSSSTMQITPESERIDRPQEPLRVMDAKISEILVTLRRHFSCIPDFRHMPGFKVRISCCLRFESETLSRIWGLDSPTGVLDELDALPALYATVLNFSSSAPYGSIASYHIPFLLGEPPRKTDISDQAAALAIVSVENGSREEDSFRAPVMIELEPREPTPGLIDVSIETNAENGHIIRGQLHSITIGIEDMFLKAVIPPDIPEVASPGYYLDLFNALWEACGNSNTGRETFPLKGGKGVAAIAGTRSVKLLEVPASSVIQATERYLAPFVVSVIGEPLVSAVRDGGIIRDIIWRDEASDSALDITTSGTEFDRGPLHLTYTDDVDERDSVINTRKKNMGCFLILIFLPPRFHLLFQMEVCDVSTLVRIRTDHWPCLAYTDGYLEALFLA; translated from the exons ATGACCGATAAGCCACCGGAGCGGTCCCTATCGCCGCCGTCGAAGCCTGTCACGCTCCAAGACTGGGAGTCCTTAATCGACGATTTCCAGCACGGCGGCGCACGCCGCCACAGGTGGACCTCCGCGTACCCAATCCTCATCGACCAAGCCCTCTCTTGTCTCAACAGACGCGAATTCCCTCTCAAGCTCCAGCTCATCGTCTTCCTCGAAGAGTTCTCCGACCCGCTCTTCACATCCGACCCGGACTCCCTCCCCAAAACCCTCCACCGCCTCATCGAAACCCTCCGCGCCCTGATCCAGACCCCCGCCGATGGCGTCCACGTCACCCTCGCGCTCAAGGAGCAGACCATGCTCTCCGTCACCGCGATCGTCATCGCCGCCGACTACATGCTCGACGGCCTGGTCGAGCTGCTGCTCACGGTCGCTAACCGCCCCAACCACGGCGTCGACCGCCAGGCGCGTGCGGTGGCGTGCGAGTGCCTGCGCGAGTTGGAGAAGTCGTACCCGTGCCTGCTCTCCGATATCGGCGGACATCTTTGGAGTCTGTGCCAGAGCGAGAGGACGCACGCCGCGCAGAGCTACATTCTCTTGTTTACGACCGTCGTTCATAACATCGTCGCCAAAAAGCTCGGCGTTTCGATTCTGAATACGACGGTGCCTCTGGTGCCGTTCAGTGCTCCTCAGGTGTTGGTGAATGGCTCCGGGAAGGAGGGTTCGGGTGGGTTGAACTACAAGGAGCTGAGGAGGGCTATGTCGTTTTTGATGGAGTGGCCGCAGGTGTTGACGCCTTGTGGGATGGTTGAGTTCTTGGCTTTGATAATGCCGGTGGCCATGGCATTGGAGCTGCAGGCTTCAATGCTGAaggttcagtttttcggaatgATTTATTCCTCTGATCCTTTGCTTTGCCATGTTGTTTTGACAATGTACCGGCCGTTTTTGGATGCGTTTGATGGGCAGGAGGGGCAGATTGCGAGCCGGCTTATGCTGCTTTCGAGGGAAACGCAGCAGCAGTTGGTGTTTAGATTGCTGGGGTTGCATTGGTTGTTGGGTTTCAGTGAGTTGGTGTTGAGTAGAGAAGTGAGGAAAGTGAAGGGCATTGTTGATATGGGGTTGAGATTTTATCCCAGTGTGTTTGATCCGCTGGCTTTGAAAGCGTTGAAGCTTGACCTGCTTGCCTTTTGCTCCATTTGTGTTGATATGTTGAAATTAGAGGGTGTTTCGGGTGAGGACACGGGGAATGATAAGTTGGTGGTGAAGGTGTTTCAAGATGGACTTGTTTCTGTATCTGCCTTCAAATGGTTACCTCCAGACAGCACGGAAACTGCAGTAGCATTTCGAAGCTTGCATAGGTTCTTGATTGGGGCATCAACTCATTTAGACAATGATCCTTCGACCACTAGAAGTCTCATGGACTCCACCACTTTCACTTCCATACAG GGGATACTGGTGGACCTGATGTTGGAGTGTCGGAGATTGGTTCCAGTGATTGTTGCTTTAACTGATCGCTTGTTTGGTTGTCAAAAGCACCGTTGGTTAGGAGAGCGTCTGCTGCAGACTTTTGATCAGCATTTGCTTCCAAAAGTCAAATTGGATTATACTTTGGTTGCTTGCTTCCCAATATTTGATAAAATTGCTGAATCTGATACAATTCCTCCTCGAGGATTGCTAGAGCTGCTTACCAAGTTCATGGCCTTCCTTGTTGGCAAACATGGCCCATATACAGGACTGAGGTCATGGTCTCAGGGAAGCAGAGTTCTTGGCATCTGTCGAACCTTTCTGATGCATCACCACAGCTCTAGATTATTCCTCAGATTATCTCGCCTTTTTGCATTCACTTGCCTTTACTTTCCTGATTTGGAGGTTCGCGACAATGCAAG GATCTACCTTCGGTTGCTGATCTGTGTACCAGGAAAAAAGCTCAGGGACATGCTAAATCTTGGGGAAGAACTCGGTATTTCACCATCTGCACTTCCCAGTTTTAATATCCAGTCTCCTCTGTCTGCTGACAATCTTAAGAAGTCTAGGAGCATCTCCTCGTATGTCCACCTAGAGCGCGTGATTCCCCTACTTGTCAAACAGTCTTGGTCCTTGTCTTTATCATCTTTCGGTTTCGGGAATCATGAATCTGGTTACCCAGAAGGCATCAGAGACAGTGAACCCATAATAGAGGAGAGTGATATTGATAGCAGCAGTACTATGCAAATTACCCCAGAATCTGAAAGAATTGATCGACCACAGGAACCATTGCGTGTCATGGATGCAAAGATTTCAGAGATATTAGTAACGTTAAGGAGGCATTTCTCATGCATTCCTGATTTCAGACATATGCCAGGATTTAAGGTTAGAATATCATGTTGTTTGAGGTTTGAATCAGAGACTTTAAGTCGTATATGGGGACTTGATTCCCCTACTGGTGTGTTGGATGAGTTAGATGCCCTCCCTGCTTTATACGCAACTGTGCTAAACTTTTCGTCGTCTGCACCGTATGGGTCTATTGCATCATATCATATACCTTTTCTTCTTGGTGAACCTCCCAGAAAAACTGATATATCAGATCAAGCAGCCGCTTTAGCTATTGTTTCTGTAGAAAATGGTTCTCGAGAAGAGGATAGCTTCAGAGCTCCAGTAATGATAGAACTGGAACCACGGGAACCTACTCCTGGTCTGATTGATGTTTCCATTGAAACAAATGCAGAAAATGGTCATATAATCCGTGGTCAGCTTCACAGTATCACTATAGGAATAGAGGATATGTTTCTCAAGGCTGTTATACCACCTGACATCCCAGAAGTTGCCTCACCTGGTTATTACTTGGACTTGTTCAATGCTCTTTGGGAGGCATGCGGTAATTCCAACACTGGACGGGAGACCTTCCCATTGAAAGGAGGGAAAGGGGTTGCAGCTATAGCTGGAACCCGGTCAGTCAAGCTACTTGAAGTTCCTGCATCTTCTGTGATTCAGGCAACTGAGCGCTACTTGGCACCATTTGTTGTAAGTGTGATTGGCGAACCACTTGTTAGTGCTGTTAGAGACGGAGGAATCATTAGGGACATCATATGGAGGGATGAGGCCTCCGATTCTGCACTTGATATTACTACCTCCGGTACTGAGTTCGATAGAGGTCCTCTTCATCTTACATACACTGATGATGTAGACGAAAGGGACAGCGTTATCAATACCCGTAAGAAAAACATGGGCTGCTTCCTCATTTTGATATTTCTACCTCCAAGGTTCCATCTCCTCTTCCAAATGGAAGTGTGTGATGTTTCAACATTGGTACGAATTCGAACTGACCACTGGCCGTGCCTAGCTTATACGGATGGTTATTTGGAAGCTTTATTTTTGGCATAG
- the LOC133718227 gene encoding GCN5-related N-acetyltransferase 8-like, giving the protein MAAAAPPPPPSPVPEAPIDVPRGSTPMGYPLFARIRLAHPTDVPHIHKLIHQMSVFERLADHCSATEASLAATLFTSPPFKSFTVFLLEVSSAPFPNDAHSSNQFYHPTIKTLNLDLPIDDPESHVFRSSGGDATVAGFVLFFPNYSTFLAKPGFYVEDLFVRECYRRKGMGKMLLSAVAKQAVKMGFGRVEWVVLDWNVNAIKFYEEMGAKIMQEWRICRLTGDALQAYHDA; this is encoded by the coding sequence ATGGCCGCCGCCGCACCTCCACCGCCCCCATCCCCGGTCCCGGAGGCCCCCATCGACGTCCCCAGAGGCTCCACCCCAATGGGCTACCCTCTCTTCGCCCGTATCCGCCTGGCCCACCCCACCGACGTCCCCCACATCCACAAGCTCATCCACCAGATGTCCGTCTTCGAACGCCTCGCCGACCATTGCTCCGCCACCGAAGCCTCCCTCGCCGCCACTCTCTTCACCTCCCCTCCCTTCAAGTCCTTCACCGTCTTCCTCCTCGAAGTCTCCTCCGCCCCTTTCCCCAACGACGCCCATAGCTCCAACCAGTTCTACCACCCCACTATCAAAACCCTCAATCTCGACCTCCCGATCGACGACCCGGAGAGCCATGTCTTCCGATCCAGCGGCGGTGACGCCACCGTCGCTGGGTTTGTGCTGTTTTTCCCGAACTATTCTACTTTTCTCGCCAAGCCGGGGTTTTATGTGGAGGACTTGTTTGTGAGGGAGTGCTACAGGAGGAAGGGGATGGGGAAAATGCTGCTTTCGGCGGTGGCGAAGCAGGCGGTGAAGATGGGGTTCGGGAGAGTGGAGTGGGTTGTGCTGGATTGGAATGTGAATGCGATCAAGTTTTATGAGGAAATGGGGGCCAAGATTATGCAGGAGTGGAGGATTTGCAGGCTCACTGGGGATGCTCTTCAGGCTTATCATGATGCATAG